GCGCATTGCATTTGGGACACTTTTTCGAAATGACTCGCGCTAGTTGCTTCGACTTGGCCTCTTCGTCCATTCCGTCGTAAAAGCCGCCCTCGTCGACCCACTTGGAGATTTGTTCGCAAGAAGCGGGAAAGTGTccctgcaaaaaaagaaaacatttcGACGCGATGACGAGAGTgcgctcgtcgtctttttttgcCTCGCCAAACGTGCACAAGAAGCACGACGTCCATTCGCATTTGGTGCACGTTCCGATGTCGGCTATTCCGCTGTGAACCAATATCTGATCGCATCCTTGCGGATTTCGGCACCACGTCAACTTCTTGCTCTCCTCCACGTACGATCGAATGACGGCCTGCTCGTATTTCTTAAACGTCGAATTTTCCTTTCCGAGAGCGAGCAGAATGAATTGCGGATGCAGCTGAGCCGGACACTTTGGAACGggacacgtcgacgacaaaacctGATTCAACTCGACTTGAATGGCAATGTGACCCTCCCAGCAATTctgcgacgagaaaaaaattaacaaTACTTTCCgcttttcctccttttcgtttACTTTGCATATGGCGTGGCCGCACACTAGAGCAAGGCAATCGCCTTCCTGTTGTTCTTCCGTGCAAACCGGGCACGTGATAAACGAATCGGTATACGTCGCAACGGGTGACGACGGTTCTTTCAGCTGAAGACCGGTATCGACAAGAAAGTCTTTACCTTCTTTTAGCCAACGCTACAATGTAACAGTTCTCAATTGACAATAGCCTATAGCCTATATGTAGACGCACGTACCTGAATAGTGGCATCTTCATTCCACTTGCAACTGCACAGCAAATGTTGAATTACGAGATCGTCTTCTTTAACTACCTAAATATTTCCGTATAAGGAAATAAAGACTCCAGCCTCGTTTTCCAcctcttcttcttacctGCGATACTTTCTTGCACGAAAGTGCCAATCTCTCCTTAACCTGCTCGACAGAGAGAGTCGACGGGGTGAGACGAAAGGAGACCGGCGACGGATCGTGCGCGTAGAAGTCTGACGAATACATGCGCAATAGTGCCGGCGTTTTCTGCGAAGTTCGGCCGCGAGATCCTGAGAGACGAACCTAACACCTATTTCTACaacacaaaaaatcaaattaccTGGATTCTGCTTTCCTCCCGCGCTCTTCTGTCGTGACGTATGTCGCTTCagcttcctcttctcttctgcCGCTGGTTCGACTGTCGCAGTAgcaacggcggcgggggGAGGAGCGAGAACAGCAGAATCGACCTCGTccaccgtcgccgcctcgcCGTTATTCATCTATATGCAAAAGAATGCAATAAAATCAACGTGATCTCGCTCTCTTCTCTAAGTCTTACGCTCGTATTCAcgctcgtttcgtcgccgtcggacgGATCGGGAACGTAGTGCAGCAAATTCGACGTATCCGAATCTCTTTTCACGTATCCGTTGTCAATCAGCCTATTGATTCCCATGCAGACGTCCTGATATTGACATTCGAACGCTCCAAAAGGCGCGTGATTATCAAACTGGCCATTGCGGCAACCCTTGATgacctgaagacaaagaattAAAAGTCCAGTCGatagtcgacgtcgagcgtctCTTTTACTTTCATAGCTACGTTATCTACGGTCaacgatttctcttttttaagtagtcgaacgacggcggcgtccaTTATTGCTTTTCTCCTCTCAAAAACGTGAGCGAGATTTCGTCGACCCATGCCGGAAGACTCGTCTCCGCCCGTGCCAACCAAATGAACAGTCCGAATGCGAACGACCTTTtgctaataaaaaatcgcGAGTTTCTCAATACACTCAATCGTCCAGTCGTCCGCTTCTTCCGCTTACGGTGGACCCGTTGAAAAACTCGTCATTGACGGCAATTACGTCGCGAGCCGAAATAACCGGTTCGTCGTCCGTCGATCCGTCGTCTCGATGACTGGTTACGACGCACAGGACTTTCTGTCGGGCCGCAGTCAACGCAATCACGGCCTGCTTTAATTCGACGTCCGGAAGACGAGTCGCTTCGCTCAGCTTCGAATACTCTAAATTCTGAAAATCCCCCCTTCCTCAAAGTTGCTCTGAGACGTAGAACTGGACAAGTAGTACCTGATTCTCGTTGAACGCGTTGAGGACGATCATCTGCGGTGTCGTCACTATCAAATCGAAATCCCCATAGGCGACGATAGCCCAACCGTGAAGGGTCCAGTCCAGTTTGCGCGCTTTCTCGTACTGCTGCAAGCAGCACATATCGTCTAGAAAAAACAAGCGCGGCGTCACGGCGTTCGAGAGCTCCCCTCCCCGCCAAACGATCTCTCACCCGTCGTAAAAAACGCTTCGTAGCTCTGACAGAACTCGGCGAGCGCCGGCGGAAGACTCGATAGgtacgacaacgacgagcgCTTCTTAAACGGCCAATGACACGGAGTCAGGACGTAGGCAAGGAGATTTCCTTGTCTATACGTATGCGCTCTCTGTGCTAGTAGACTCAATTCGTCCTTCGTTTgaaacgaaatcgttttcgtACGTGCGACGGGGAAAAAATAATGTTTGAGCTACCTTGTCTTCGACTCCTCGAGccaaggcgacgtcgagagctTCGGTTTGGGTGTCATAGAAACGGTCCATCATTGCTAaactctcgtcgacgtcctccAACATTTCCCTTGATTAAAACTCGGACTAAAACGCGACGGCTTTTTTTtacgaaacgacgtctaTTACCTTGGCCACTTGTGCCTAAAACTGACGTCGAATTCCTGCACCGATCTCTTCTCCAATTCCAACGACACCGATCGACCTCGCATCAGACGACGAGCCAAGTGTCGTCTAcgccaaaaaagaaaatattcgaACGGCATACCAAGATCTTACCACGACGTACCTATAAAAGTGTTCAAAAACGTGCGCCAAGTCGAGATTGCGAAGAAAATGCAACGGCTGAGCGAGTCGTGCGAGCCACTGCTCTCGATCCGTAATCGTCATGGCCTGGAACTTGCCGCTGTCCTTTCCGGCTACGTCTAACAGCGAATCGATGCTGAGCGAGAGCGCCTCGCAAATCTTGACACGAGACGCGAATAGAGAAGGtaaagacgtcgtcggacgcgTAAGAGAATTACCTCGACGCCCTTGATCTCGTTCAGCGCTTTGAACGCGTCGGCCAAGCCCTCgttcaaagcgacggcgaactGGCCGTGATTTCCAAAGAGCTGCGTCATCGATTTTCGCAGTTTTTCGTATAGACTGCAAAGAGAattggcgacgtcgtgcggACTCGTCGCGTGCGTCGGCGCGGACAAAAACGAATTGGTGTGCCGTCGGACGAGTCGCTTCCAACACCGACTCAGAAGATCCAAACCCTTTCCGCCTTCGTGCaactgctcgtcgtcgtcgtcgttcgaagtcGAATCGCGCTGCAGCGACGTGTCGCAGTCGACGAGCAAGCGACACATGCGTCGCGTGCGAGACAgcgcgacgaattcgtcggtGATGCGATTCGTCAACTCGTCGTTGCCGACGGTCGCAACGTAGTTGCTGACGAGCTGGCCGATGCTACCCTTTTCGGAATCACCTACGAAGCGAGATATAGAAAAAGATGAGAAAACGCGCAGCACTACACTGTACCTCTCGTGGTGAGAGCTTTTACTAGGGGTGCTACGAGAGCCGCTTGACAAGCGCTTCCTAAGACTAATCGCGACTCTTGCGACGGTAGAAAATTGTCGGCGAACGTTTGCTCGTACTGTATGGCGACACTGAATCTGAAATGGACGACACGCGCCAAATGGGGAGGGAAATTTTCGGATATTTTTTTTAGGGGTACTTGTCAAAAAGATCTAGAGCGGAAATTTTGCCCTTCTTTTCCGCCGTCCAAGTCTTCGTCTGTATACGGTAGTAGAGGAGCGTGTGCGCCGTGAAAATTTCGCGAAAAAGGGGCCAATAGGTTGCCACGGGACCTTCGCATTCGATGCCGCGAACACGAGTATCAATGCCGCCCTAGGGAGGGAAAAGGTTGAGCGAGTGTGCCGACGTCGGGTCGGTCGGTCAGCCGTACTCACCTGATGACAGCGGCGAATGCGCACTTGAATTATGCTGTACGGcttcttcgcgttttctAGCAGAACTGCCGTCCTGGCGGAAGAGGAAAcattgacctaaataaaTCATTGACGCTCCACTTTAGTACGTAGTGGGGCTATATCACTTCATTTATGTCGGTCAAATTGCCGACTGTGCTGCCTCCTTGGACTACAACGCGTTGAGGCATGTAACTAGAATCAGTTGGATTCACTACTAAAGTGAGTTTTCtgattcagaaaaaaaaaagagaaatgagaGCTTTTCTTcactcgttttttctctcaaacTTGCTCACCTGACAACGATGCCCTTTCGCATGTGCAAACGTATCCAATGACTTCCCGTGCTTCCGCTGCTTTCCCAGTACGAACGTAGATCTCCGTCAGTGAGACGATTCTTTCGCGACGTGTTCGACGACACCTCCAGCTTATCCCAACACTTTCCGTCCGACGAGACGACCAAATCCGAATCTAGTAaatataattattaaattcTCGCTGCGGTGACGGGCGGCGGCACTCTTACTCTTGCACAATTCCTTCACTAATTGACCCAGTCGTGGAACGATGGGAGGCTTGGTTGTAAAGCGAGCCTCGTCGATCATTGAAATGCAGAGCTGAATTGTTCCCGCTAGGACGCCGCGGAGAACTTTTTCGTGAAGGCCGGCCTGTTCGTCGAGACCTTTCAAGCGGGACAACAGCTGCTGGCAATTTTCACGAATCTAGAAGCGAAGCGAGATGAAATTCTCTACGTAACGAGAAAGAGGATAACGAActttcgaattcgacgacgagtgttTGTCGGATGCGGTTGTGAGAATCGGTTTGCCGGAGGCAGCCAAGAGGATCGCCGCGTCCTGATCCGACGTCATCATGAGAAGCAGCTGGCATCCCGTTTCGgcaatctgaaaaaaataggGACGCGATGTAGAGCAAAATAGCATTATAGCAATACAACAAACCGATGCGTCATTAGGATTCGCTTTCATGGCCGACAACACCATGGCAACGCCGCCGTTGAAAGCAATCGAGGACCTCTTGTCCTTGCCAGCACTCAAAGAGAGAACCTCTTCCAGAACTCtgaaaataaatgaataaatagtCTTTTTCGgtgctcttttttttattacgTTAGGCCTTTCTGAATCGTCTTCGCGTTCGAACTGTTCTTATCTAAGGTTCGAGTGAGGTCGCCTATCAAATCTTTTTCGATGAAAGTTTCGGCGAGGAACGATTTCATTCCCTGCTCTTCGCTAACTAGATCGCTTAGAACGCTGCAGGCCAATTCGGCGGCTTCGCTCTTTTCGGCGTATTTCGTTAGGAGACATTTCACAATGGATACGGTCGAGACGAAGAGATCCTTTCGAAggggcgacggcgactgcaCTTTCACTCTGCCACTTTCAGTGCACTGGGTCAGACGACAGAGCACCTgtttgacgacgagaagacggaCTATTaacagaaaaataataataatagataTTACTCTATACCTGAGCGGCGGCCAATTGCACGTTCAGTTCACTTGCAAACGATTTCGTGCATTcgaggacgacgtcaacgactcCGGCTGAAATCAGCGGCTGGAAAAACTGCGATTCGCTCTCCGAAGGCGACAAGAGCATGCACACGGTCAGCAAACCGTTAGCGACAGCACtggcgagaaagaaaaaaaagaagtgaGCAGTTTTTCCCCATAATGTGAATACCGCCaccttttgattttctcgtcCGACTGGTGACTATAGCCGTACTTGCAGATTCGCCTGAGAGCGGCGAGCAGAACGTTCAGCGACTTGGCACCGATTGACCAAACGATGTCGCGCAACAGAACGGCACTTTCCGACCCCTTATAATCAAAAtctcgaaaaagaagaagaaaaaagagaaaatcctAAGCGCAAACTTTCTCCGCACGCAAATTTCATCTAGGGTACCTGCACGATCTTGAGCTCCAACCAATTCCTTCAGAGCGCCCAATCCGTTCACCTGCACCCCGAGCGATCCTCCGAACGTCCCCAAGCAATCCAACACCGATTTAATGGCTCCCTTCGTGGCGGCATTGATTCGCaattcgtcgccttttttgcCGAACGCCTTCAAGACGACGCACGCGTACGAGCAGATGCTGCCGTCCGTCGGCGATCCGCCCAACGACTGCATCAATTCCAAAATGAAatcgagaacggcgtcgccggGAGCGTTCGACATCTGCGTCTTGCTTCCGCCTTCTACTGAGACGGACAAGAGTTTCAGCGCCTGATAGACGACGTGCGGCTTTAGCGTGTTCTCGCGAACGAAGCTGTTGAAATCGTTCACGCTCTCCACCTCCCATTTGATCGGTTtcagcgacgcgacgatggTATCGTCTCCGACGGCGGCCGGCGGCTCCGCGTCTTCGGAAAGAAGGGAAGAATCGGCAACTTTGGAACagacagcgacgtcgtcgttatcGGATGaacccgtcgtcgtcgtcgtcgccgccgtcgccgctccgGTTTCATTCTGCTTCACTTTGTGGATTTCTTCGAAACACGTTGTAGTTGGTAGTAGATGgtttgacgacgattggcGAGCTATTTTGATTAGGCTGGAAATGACGTGAGACTCGAGATTCGATTCGATGATATCGTCCAAATTCGCAATGgtctagaaagaaagaaagccaaTTCGTTTTGGCACCAAACGAGTGTGCAATCTCTTACCGGGGAATCGGTCATTTCTCCTATCTTTTGACAAATCGTCTCCTGTAGATCTTGCGGAAGCAATTTGAGCATTCCAAGTACCTCCCACCAATGATCACGGCAAACGGAGTTGGCACGCTGCTGCTCCCTGCCAAACAAGCCGTAAGGCAATCTCGCCGCCTTTCCAACAAATCCTAGCAGATTACTATTTATCATAAACAGATAAAGACATATCATTATTTGAATACCCATTTCGTTTCCTTCTAAGGGagatgaagacgaatcgGTGGCGGTAGCGGCGGTGCTGTCAATCAATTCGACCATGTGCCAGAAAACCCAGTACGTGTCCCCGTAGTCGTCCCACAGAAACTGCGCCGGCGGCGTGCCGTCGTTGCTCTTCTTAAATTCGCCCACGTCGCCCGTCGACACGCTTTCATAGTCTTCGAGCATCGTCGCTCTCATACCGGGTTCAAGAACGCTTTTGACGTATTCCCCGTACGCGTCCTTGTTCGGAAAATCCGATTTCCTCTTGTATTTGGACGCCTTGGACGAACTCAAGTCGAAGCTGCGCTGAATTGACGGAACGAAGATCGATCCGCCGATGACGGGATTCTCGTTCGGAATGACGGGAGAGCTACTCCAGCCGAGTGCGTGGCAGAGTTCACCGATCAGCTGAGACGTCGCAAAACTCAATTGAAATTGCAAATTCacgaaggacgacgacgagggcaTCGATTCTCTATTCTGCTCAATGTTGTCTATAAGAGACATGACGCGCAGATACTTTTTCATGAGGGCAAACAGAGTGCTACCAGACGCCtaaagaggagaaaaaaaaggaaacgtaTACATTCAAAGACACGCCGGTGTACTGGTTTTTACCTGAGGAAGACATACACTGTCAAAGGACACTCCGTGCTCCtctttcgacgccgtctcaGCAAACAGCTCCATGAGCATGGTCCGACTCGTCGGATCGGCCAACGATTCGTCATTCCCGACGTTCGCCAACGAGAGTAGCACGTAGGCGCGACTGCCGGCATCGTGCGTGGCGAGCGCTTTGAGCATGAATCCGGCGCTCTGACGAACGCTCGCCACCTTCGACCAGAGCAACTCCATGATGAGATTGAGCGCTCCCGATTCGCGAAAAATTCCGGCGAGCGCGCCGATGCGCGCGTAAGCGCTGAGAACGTTGAGCGTGTGCGACACGTTCACCGATTGGGCGCCTttgtcgatttgacgacgcGCTCTCTTCACCAGCGAATGCACGTCGCCTTCCATTTCATTCATCTCCTCCGAATCGAGaatctccgacgacgacgacgacgacgaagccgacCCGTTGTcgcttttttccttctcttctgtaCTCGTCATCAAGTGAGGACAACAGGCCGAGACTTCGTCGCGAGTCATCCACATAAGGTAATGGGTCGCGCCtcctgtcgtcgtcgtcgacgacgacgtcgacgtttccgttTGTGCGCCGTTTCCGCTcccagcgccgccgccgccgccgccgccgccgccgccgtcttctgACGAGGCGGGGCCTCCCGTGCCGCTACTCACCTGTTTCCATCGAACGAGGACTTGCTGCGTTCCGCGAAAGGTGCGCTGCCTGAGCAGTTCGTCCGGAATGAGATAGACGTCGCGCTTTACGGCGACGACTAGCGTTCCTTCGGGAACGAGTGTGCCTTCTGGGCTGCATGGACAGTTTTAGGGGGACCCTCTGTTTCCTCGAATTCCAGCTCACTTAAATTTGTCTTCTTTAGACGTTTTTGGAAGTGATTCCAGTGCTTCTTTGAGCTTCTGCTTTAGACGCGGCATTTTGGACGAGCAAAGTGAACGCCTTTAGCATACGGGAACCTCCAGGGAACGCTGCCGCGAAAGCAGAGAGGAAGGAGCGTGGGTTTCAACGTAAAATCCTGCCGGAATACAATGCAATACGATAAGTGCGATCGAGCGCGCGAGGCGACGCCATTCTTTTCTAGCGCCAACAGCCTGACACGGAAGTGTTTTTATGGACGAGCAATGCACACAATAAAATGTAAGCTAATAAAGATGGAGTCCCCCCCTTCCTCTTAAAACAATTGAATAATAGAATCTCGTCCAGGACCAACTCCAATCCATTGAACTAAAATGaacaaaataattattcTCCTAAATAATGGCTCGTCATAGGCACCTTTGACTCCAACAATTTCCTCAATCTTCTTCACATAGGCCTGAGCGTTTGAAGGCAACTCTTCAAACGTCTTGCAATCCTTTGTGCTTGTCTTCCATCCTGGAATTGTGACGTACTCCACCTCCACATTTTTCAAAAGCCGCTGGTCAGCTAAAACAACCATAATGCCACTTCAATAGCAAACACGTTCCTTTTACCGGGAAACAAGggcaatttttttccgtcCACTTTGTACCCAATGCCAATTTTCAATTCTTCAAACGTATCGAGTATATCAATCTTCGTCACAGCAAGACTACACAAAAACATGCATACGGTAGTACCCGCGCACACATCAATCGCTTTACCTGGTGTATCCATTGATTACAGCTGTGTATTTGACAACAACCAAATCGAGCCAACCACATCGCCTTCGTCTGCCCGTTGTCACGCCCCACTCATGCCCTATTTCCTGCATCTTAGTCCCAATATCCTAAAAAAGTTCTCTCGCTCACTTAATCGTCATATTTATAACAAGCAATTGGTACATCTGTCAATTCCGTTGGAAAGTATCCGACTCCAACTCGCGTTGTATAGGCCTTGACCACACCGCACACGTGATTAACGGACTGAAGTGGAATGCCAAGACCAGCACACACACCGCCAATACTGCAAAGACACGATGTCACATATGGATACGTTCCTGGAAGAAAAGACACCATCCCAAATCTTCCAAATTTAGACGCAAAAACCAACCAAAGTCAATGTCCAACATGGTTGCATTGGCACCTTCGActaaaattttcttttccccgGCTAGTGCTGTGTTCATGTAGTGAACTGTATCAGAAACCATAGGACGAACTTCATCCGCTaaaacctaagaaaaaagtctACACGAGATAATTCAGTAGAAAGATTTACTTACCTTGTACTTCTGCAATTCCTCTTGTATGTCAACGTTGAGACTCGGGAATCTAAATTCATGATCAAGAGACGTTTTCTAAAAGAGTACGCGAATATTTACCGTGTTTGATATCCTTTGGCTAGCATTTCAAATCTAAGAAAGCCTGTCATTTGCTGCTGTACAACGTCACGTAACACCTTGCAGCAAAGTCTTCAAAATCGCCAAGCAAATCACACAATCTCAATCCGCTTCTCGAAGCCTAAAACAAATGCTTGTATTGTCCAATAAAAGTTCGTTATTGCTAGCAACTTTGGCAGCGTATGTAGGTCCAATTCCTTTCTTAGTCGTCCCGAGACTgacaaaaaatagaattagAATTAAATTCTTAAGTGAGAGCGTGTGCTTCTGTACCTGctctttcccttttcttGCTCAAGAAGGGCGTCGACTTCCTGAAGCATTCCAAAGACTAGATTGTAAGAGTATTTTCATACGTCACCCAAATTGTACAACCCACCCAAGTGAGCCCTGTCTGAAATCAATAGTCGATCTCTCCATGATCCTTTCACGCCTGCGTGtagatatgacgtcaaatgaaCAACTCGCACGCAGTTTGCGCACACCTTTGGCTTCCATTTTAGCTGCCTCTTCAAACAGCTGAGGCAAATTCACGACAACTCCATTGCCTTGTCATAATTGAATTCAAATGCGTGTAATTAACGCGGAATCGAATTACCGATAACCGCCGTGCACGATTCGTGTATAATC
This sequence is a window from Oscarella lobularis chromosome 7, ooOscLobu1.1, whole genome shotgun sequence. Protein-coding genes within it:
- the LOC136189554 gene encoding adenylosuccinate synthetase-like codes for the protein MAEPQAKKSKDDLESGVFVVLGSQWGDEGKGKLVDQLASQADVVCRAQGGNNAGHTVVVGETMYDFHLLPSGIIHESCTAVIGNGVVVNLPQLFEEAAKMEAKGVKGSWRDRLLISDRAHLVFGMLQEVDALLEQEKGKSSLGTTKKGIGPTYAAKASRSGLRLCDLLGDFEDFAARFEMLAKGYQTRFPSLNVDIQEELQKYKVLADEVRPMVSDTVHYMNTALAGEKKILVEGANATMLDIDFGTYPYVTSCLCSIGGVCAGLGIPLQSVNHVCGVVKAYTTRVGVGYFPTELTDDIGTKMQEIGHEWGVTTGRRRRCGWLDLVVVKYTAVINGYTSLAVTKIDILDTFEELKIGIGYKVDGKKLPLFPADQRLLKNVEVEYVTIPGWKTSTKDCKTFEELPSNAQAYVKKIEEIVGVKVQWIGVGPGRDSIIQLF